Genomic segment of Anguilla rostrata isolate EN2019 chromosome 13, ASM1855537v3, whole genome shotgun sequence:
tttttagctctgCCACCTGTGCAGACCCATAATTGAAAGTCTGTGATTTTCTGTAAAACATGTGACGTATGCTTTTGGGGAATTTTGGCTTTCTGTCATACAGAAAAATTCTGTTCATGTGTTCTGGTTTCGTTTTTCCATGTCACAGTTCCAGTGTgatgctgccctctgctggtttGTCTTGGATTTTGCGTAACCACACAGGGCCAaggaattcattcattcatacatttctccattttaataattttgtgGTAAAGAGAATGTGCTGATTTGaccgttttttttgttcaaaagaaaaaaattcaaaggcATTGCTGGTTAAATGTGGCACATTAGGTCAGCACAAACCACAAAAAGCTAGCATCACAAAACAACATCAGTTAAAATAGCACCCAATTTcgatttttcaattcaatttactttattggcatgaaatacatacagtaaatatttccaaagcattacattaaaaaaaaaccacaaatacAGGAATTCCAAAtagaaggagaaaagagagaaaaaagaaatagacTATTTATACTAGGATTTCATTAACTAATTATATGTACAAGTTGAACAGGTAACATATTGTACCTTTTACGTGGGTAGtttctcactgtccctcaggttgtGCCAGGCTGAAACATATTCTGCAATATATACAGCAATATACAACAATAGCGCCCATTCACTGCCACTGAACAGCAATTAGCCGGCCCACAGTCTCTGTGATGTGCCATCCTCCCGGTGATTCAGAGACTCTGTATCGGTTTCCGCACGATCTTCCCGCTCACCTGCCTGCCCTCCCCAGGTGTGTACATCCTGATCGGCGCGGGGGGGCTGATGATGCTGGTGGGGTTCTTCGGCTGCTGCGGGGCCGTGCGGGAGTCCCAGTGCCTTCTGGGATCGGTGAGTCAGCGCCTGACTGGAACGGGCTGCCCCCGTCGCCACACTCCCCCTGTGAACCATTCCCAAATACGAAAGGAAAAACAGTGATCCAGTCGTTCAAAGGAAGAAGTTCTACAGTGGTTGGCCTgtctaatctctctctctctctctctctctctctctctctctctctctctctctctctctgcagtttttTGCCTGCCTTGTGATTATCTTTGGTGCTGAGATTGCAGCGGGTGTGTTTGGATTCCTAAACAAAGATAAGGTACAAAAGAAGGTCCCTGAAGCTCCACATGCCATCTGGCATTTATAAGGGATGCGTCTGGTGTTGCCACAAATATAAATAGGCCTTCTTGTTCGTGTAAAATGTcttgttttctccttttctccttcaGATCATAGGAGAGGTACAACAGTTCTACAAGCAGTCCTTCGAAGAAAACACCAACAGCACCGTAGTGTTAGCCTACCAGGAAGTTGTGAGTTTGTGACCGTTCTCTCTGAAACTCGTGTGCTTTTCTGCACTCCACTGAGGACGCATCATTACATTTACGTTTCGGGATTTAtcagacactgttatccagtGCGAGGCtgtgaattttttaaatctaatcaGTTTTATACAGCCGGCTATTTATTGAGGCAATTGAGGTAAGGGAACCTTGCTCaaagggcacaatggcagtgccccaactgtgaatcaaacccgcaacctttgaCTTATAAGTGCATTTCCCGAGTCATTATGCTAGTACGCTGCGTACTACACGTGGGGAAAAACTTGGGGTGCAGGTCTGTGTTAGACATCTGAAACAGGgtgacccccccctctctctgattctGTCCTGTCATAGCTGAACTGCTGTGGGGTGAGCACGTCAGACCCCGCCCTGTGCCCCGGAGCCAAAAAGGTAATGTCGCCCGTTCGCCTGGTGCCTCAACAGTTCTCGTGTTGTGCCTTGTGCCAGTCTATTTAAGATGACACGCAGTATAACATCCGTGTCGTGACGGCATTCATATCGCTCACTGAATGAGGAAGAGATTGCTGAAGGTATAGGACAATCTCGCTTTGTGTGTTCTCAGGATTGTAACGCAGCGATATCGGAGTTCTTCAACGACAAGCTCTACATCATTGGATATGTGGGGATTGGCATTGCAGGAGCAATGGTAGGTttctctgcaatgacatctcaCCAGAGACAGATATATTTATGTGAGCTGTTGTGCATTGTGTCGGATTTCAAATATTGGAtatgtttttatgttaaatacCCATGTCCATAATGCATAATGTTTGCAGCGGTGTTTAATGTTAGATTGTATGTGTGGGAGTGTAATGTTAGACTGTGTGTAGACGTGTGTAATGATAGACTGTGTGCAGGGATCTGTAATGGTAGACTGTGTAGGTGAGTTCAATGTTAGACTGTGTAGGTGAGTTTAATGGTAgactgtgtgtaggtgagtttAATGTTAgactgtgtgtaggtgagtttAATGGTAgactgtgtgtaggtgagtttAATGTTAgactgtgtgtaggtgagtttAATGGTAgactgtgtgtaggtgagtttAATGTTAgactgtgtgtaggtgagtttAATGTTAGACTGTGTAGGTGAGTTTAATGTTAgactgtgtgtaggtgagtttAATGGTAGACTGTGTGTAGGGGTGTTTAATGTTAGACTGTGTGTAGGTGAGCTTAATGTTAGACTGTGTAGGTGAGTTTAATGTTAGACTGTGTAGGTGAGTTTAATGTTAgactgtgtgtaggtgagtttAATGTTAgactgtgtgtaggtgagtttAATGTTAGACTGTGTAGGTGAGCTTAATGTTAGACTGTGTAGGTGAGTTTAATGTTAGACTGTGTAGGTGAGTTTAATGTTAgactgtgtgtaggtgagtttAATGGTAGACTGTGTGTAGGGGTGTTTAATGGTAGACTCTGTAACGGTAGACTGCATTGTCTCTCTCTACAGATCATCGGCATGATCTTCAGTATGGTGCTTTGCTGTGCGATAAGGAACAGCAGAGACGTCATCTAGACACCTTAAAGCCCTCTGACCCCCCCATTTCACCCACCCTCATCCTcaccctcttcctcatcctcaccctcatcctcttcctcttccctccctgACAGCCTGATCTGGGCCTTTGTGGACTCCGTAGCCATAGTAACAGTACCGTTCTTCCCTGGCTGGCAGCTCAACAGGCCCGCTGTCTCACCCCTATGTACGgcacacacaccgctacaccGAGCCACGGGTTTGAGTTTTCTGATGTCATTGTGAAAcaccattacccacaattccctgaaTCTCTGGTCTGGGTGGCTGTTTTTACACACAAAGGTGAGACGGCTTTACTTTCggaaaaaaatagacaaagAAAGCCGTTGGCACCTGTCACAAAGGCATTGTGTTCTATAACCTGCAGCACACCCCACTCCTCCTTGAGGAGGAACTTTATGATGTAATGTCAGGAACACAGATTCTGCAAGTCTGCGGGCTtcagctggccccgcccacccccactctGATTGGCCATGGCATTCCCATTCCAGctatatgtgtatgcgtgtagaCCACAGGCGTTAGACTTCAGTCCTGGAGTGCCACAGCAGCTGATGGCTTTCACTTAAGCCACTGATTGGCTTAAGAGTCCATGTGCCTTTtactcaaggccttaattggctgctgattgaaaggaaaccacaaatacctgtaGATGCTATGGCCATCCAGGCAGCAGTGtagccatttttaaaacaatattttattttgtcatattttacatgtatttccACCATTTTTGGTGGGGAGGGTGGCAAACCCAAACTCTCCTCTCCCTTGGCTACATCTCCACCTCCAAGATTGAAGTTAAACCTGtggacacagcgccccctccaggactggagttaaacctgcagacaccgcggccctccaggactagagttaaacctgcaggcactttggacctccaggaccagagttaaacctgcagacaccgcggccctccaggactagagttaaacctgcaggcactttggacctccaggaccagagttaaacctgcaggcactgtggtcctccaggactggagttaaacctgcagacactgcggccctccaggactggagttaaacctgcaggcactgtggtcctccaggactggagttaaaccagcagacactgcggccctccaggactggagttaaaccagcaggtACAGTGGCCCTTTAGGGCCCTGGTGTAAACCATTACGCAGGAAGACTGTGTGTACCAAAGACACGAGAATGACCTAAATACAGCAGTCAAATCCAGACTGAGCCACGGTCCATGAAGCCAGGACAAGATCTGCCTGGACTATTCTCTCAGAATAATGTGACAGGAGCACATCAACACTGATTTGATTGACAGCACTGTGACATATTATTTTGGGTCCGTGTATTCACGGACAGGTGATGAGTAGTTTCAGTCTTTAACCGTAGTCATAGGTGTGTTAGCACTGGTGTGGTTACCATTCTCATGGTTATAGGCCTTGTGTCTGCTGTTTATGTTTCCCATGTACAGTCACAACTTGACAGGGTGTTCCTTGGTTTTGCACATATTGTGTGAATTTATAACTTctctattattttaaaatgtgctgtcGAGGTGTGAATATTTTGCAGCCAACTTGTTTGTGGGTACTCAATGTTTGTTGCTATTAATAAATAGGACTGAATATTAATGAGCCAATGTGATTTCATAAGATATCCTCGTGTAACGTTTTAAATTATTGTAGTGTCACGGAAATACTGTTTTGTCTGCTGTAATTACATGATTAAATGcagaaagatgtttttttttagtgctcATTAGCagatgactttttttaaaatgcaggatAGAACTTTCTGCAACTCCAGAATATTGACATGGAAGTTTATTGATTTCTAgcaaggcactctaatttagcatcaaattgtttgatttctgtattattattatcattattattattatttgaagtAACAGTTATATGAAGACTTTAATGGTGCACTTCATTTGGAAGTTAAAATGGCATTCACTCTTGACATGCAGGAAAATGGCAACCTTGgtaaatttttcttatcataTCCACAGTAGGCTAGCTTGGTGTTCCTTCACCGTATTGGCTCCTGTTTGTCTCCAGTTCAACATGTTAAAGGAGGCCTCACGCTTGTCTGTTAATATAAACGTTttacataaaaagtaaaaaaataaatacctgtcttatttattgtttcattgcATTTAATCCCCTCTCAAGATTTCTGTGAATTCCTCCATTTTGTGAATTCTGTATGCTGTCATCGATGTGGAAACAGCAGATCGGAAAGACCAATGTGTTAGGAAGGCAGCTttcattagcacgttagcgcatGTGAATGCTGTCGTATGGGTACAGCTTCATGAAAAGCTTATTTACACCAGTGATTGCCTGTGATGCATGTCTTTATGCACAAGGACTGCAGAGCCCAGGTAGACCAGAGTTATTGCATTTAGTTTCGGGCTTCTGCCAAGCTAACTTCAGCACATGGTCCTTTTCGTTTTTCACCAAGCTCAAAGAAAATTTCACTCAAATGCCAGTAAAATGATAACCAGCAAGGAAACAATACGTTTGTATAGAATAAGCTTTTCACTGTAATAAAAGTATAATGACAGTCAACCGTGTGTGCGTCCTCATTAAGAAAGAACGTGTTTTCAAGTGAATATCATAATTCTGGAATGTCCCTTATGGTCATTCAAGTTAGCTTAATACATCAACCCTGTtactttaattataaaaaaaatgttttcttaaactAAAATTATGTTCAAATGCAATGCCCTTCTTCATGTCAAATATTTGCTTGCATGAGTTCACATACTATCAAGTTTACCTCAATATACATTGTTAGGAGGTAATGAGCGTAAAATAAAGCCCTTAACATCATTTTATATGAACAGATTTTGTACCAACAAAACCGTCAGTGCTGTCAACAAAGTTCCCTGTGTCTGCCTTGATAGTACCACCTtgtaaatattcaataaatgcttcatatttttattcttgtatGCACAGAATTATAGCTCATAACATGTCGAGCAGTGGCAGAACTGACCGGGCCTCATGTTATTGATAAGTACTGACAGGTATATTTGTACACGCCCGTCAGTACTGACACCAGTGATACGTAATCAAGGTATGctctcacaaacaaaaaaaatatttaaacacattttgccTTTCCAATTTCCTCTTGAATCAGTGCAGTTAACTTTTAAATCAACAGACAAACTTGTTtcgaaaatattttattaaaatgtacaaagtcatgaagacaataaggttctttaaaaatacacatatatatgtatatttattttaaaaaatttgttttgtctcTCAGCTGCATGTTCTGTGTTCGCAGTATGAAATGCAGTAACTATTAAGCAGCACAGTCAGATTCTCATTTCTGTAACAGCAAGTTCTTCCGAAATATTCTCCGGAATATACAgtaccaataaaaataataaagcatttctGTCTTTGAACTTAGCCTTCATTCTGATTGTATTAAACTGTTTTACTCATatcacatttgtaaaaatgtagtACTTCAGCTCTCGTGCTGCCAATTATAGGCACCTAGTAAACAATACAACTTAGACTTGGCAGCTGAATCGCTTGATGCCTGAATAAATCGAGCACGCTCACAACTGGAAATTGTACATTGCAGGGAAGAATTGTGTGGACACATTACAGACATCAGTCACTAAAGAAACCTTGGTCCCTATTTCAAAAGCCAAACCATCTTGTAAACTGATCCATTTTACCCCCAAAGGTTTAGCTCTCACTATCCCCAAAAGACCAACTGGCCTGCGTAACCCCCATCAGAGGAGGACAATCTAGCTGCAGAAAGtaaaaagtcctccccagtactCTGTTCCAATtgcctggatttgctaattagcacaattcttcggCCAGGAGGTGGCGCTAAtgggtgaaatcagctgg
This window contains:
- the tspan2a gene encoding tetraspanin-2a — protein: MGKVQGGMKCVKYLLFIFNFIFWLVGSLVLAVGLWLRFDPDIVSLLNPEGAPETFFMGVYILIGAGGLMMLVGFFGCCGAVRESQCLLGSFFACLVIIFGAEIAAGVFGFLNKDKIIGEVQQFYKQSFEENTNSTVVLAYQEVLNCCGVSTSDPALCPGAKKDCNAAISEFFNDKLYIIGYVGIGIAGAMIIGMIFSMVLCCAIRNSRDVI